A stretch of the Malus domestica chromosome 08, GDT2T_hap1 genome encodes the following:
- the LOC103453649 gene encoding uncharacterized protein, with product MGWGNIYKRRMKVCTVAFLIYLDYKALQQREKWANKTKTDALWENAHKRNAKRVLSLMVELEGLWVKLGQYLSTRADVLPEAYIRLLKQLQDSLPPRPLEEVCRTIQKELGKSMNELFLDFVNVPLATASIAQVHRATLLNGREVVVKVQHEGIKTIILEDLKNAKSIVDWIAWAEPQYNFNPMIDEWCKESPKELDFNHEAENTRTVAKNLGCNTKCDDNTRADRVDVLIPEVIQSTEKVLISEFMDGIRINDIEALEEFGVDKQKVVEEITRAYAHQMYVDGFFNGDPHPGNFLVSKEPPYRPILLDFGLTKKLSSSFKKALAKMFLASTEGDHVALLSAFAEMGLKLRLDIPEQAMEITTVFFRSTTPAKESSETMKSMVDQRAKNMKVIQDKMQLNQKEAKRFNPVDAFPGDIVIFARVLNLLRGLSSTMNVRIVYQEIMRPFAESVLQGNINRGPMENDQWVYDTPAHSNVEAKLRQFLVELGNENKILGIQVCAYKDGEVIIDTAAGVLGRYDPRPVQPDSLFPVFSATKGLTAGMLHWLVDTGKLSLEEDVANIWPEFGSFRKHQIKVHHVLNHTSGLHNALGELGTENPLLMADWEECLNRVALSEPETEPGQEQLYHYLSFGWICGGIIEHASKRKFKEILEEAFVHPLQIEGEFYIGIPPGVESRLATLTPNTEDLKKLSGISGRTDLPSTFQPDKIMQVATALPALFNMLNIRRAMIPAANGHFSARALARYYATLVDGGVVPPPHSSSSKPALGSHPHIPKFADQPSLKKQKGNRSKKIAAAFRNKRTNKYEKTPQDSKDQDIGSHRRNTSGDSNTCNGSDTVLDEIIVNPNPQKDVVKIFNNPRIHDAFMGIGEYSNLAKPDGSFGLGFKRYYSKDRSLIGFGHSGMGGSTGFCDIKNRFSIAVTLNKMSIGLETAKIIQLVCSELNIPVPEDYLRYAETGPSDGKPLIN from the exons ATGGGATGGGGAAACATCTACAAAAGACGCATGAAAGTATGCACAGTTGCTTTTCTGATATACCTAGATTACAAG GCTTTGCAGCAAAGAGAGAAATGGGCTAACAAAACTAAAACAGATGCTTTATGGGAAAATGCGCATAAGCGAAATGCTAAACGTGTTCTCAGTTTGATGGTGGAGTTGGAAggtttgtgggtgaaacttggGCAGTATCTGTCTACACGGGCAGATGTACTTCCTGAGGCATACATACGCCTTCTCAAGCAATTGCAGGACTCTCTTCCTCCTCGTCCTTTAGAAGAG GTTTGTCGAACTATACAGAAAGAGTTGGGGAAATCAATGAACGAGTTGTTCTTAGATTTTGTAAATGTTCCTTTGGCAACAGCATCA ATAGCACAAGTCCACCGTGCCACCCTGCTCAATGGGCGGGAAGTAGTTGTTAAAGTTCAACATGAGGGCATCAAGACAATTATATTGGAG GACTTGAAGAATGCAAAGTCAATTGTTGACTGGATAGCATGGGCAGAACCTCAGTACAATTTTAATCCTATGATAGATGAATGGTGCAAAGAATCTCCCAAAGAACTTGACTTCAATCATGAAGCTG AGAACACCAGAACAGTGGCTAAAAATCTTGGCTGCAATACAAAATGTGATGATAACACACGCGCCGATCGAGTGGATGTTTTGATTCCAGAGGTTATTCAG TCAACAGAGAAAGTCCTCATTTCAGAGTTTATGGATGGTATTCGGATAAATGACATAGAAGCGCTGGAAGAATTTGGTGTTGACAAACAAAAAGTTGTTGAAGAAATCACACGTGCTTATGCCCATCAAATGTATGTTGACGGGTTTTTTAATGGAGATCCTCATCCTG GGAACTTTCTTGTGAGCAAGGAACCTCCATATCGTCCTATTTTGCTTGACTTTGGGCTTACAAAGAAATTATCAAGCTCATTTAAAAAAGCACTAGCAAAGATGTTCTTGGCATCTACCGAG GGGGACCATGTTGCTCTATTGTCTGCCTTTGCAGAAATGGGACTTAAGTTGCGCCTAGATATTCCAGAGCAGGCAATGGAGATAACAACTGTATTCTTCCGAAGTACAACGCCTGCCAAAGAGTCTAGT GAAACAATGAAATCTATGGTGGATCAAAGAGCAAAAAACATGAAGGTTATACAGGACAAGATGCAACTTAACCAGAAGGAGGCTAAACGCTTTAATCCT GTTGATGCATTTCCTGGTGATATTGTAATTTTTGCACGAGTCCTCAATCTTCTCAGAG GGCTTTCTTCCACAATGAATGTCCGGATTGTATATCAAGAGATCATGAGACCATTTGCTGAATCCGTTTTACAAGG AAACATTAATAGGGGACCAATGGAAAATGATCAGTGGGTCTATGACACACCTGCCCACTCTAATGTGGAGGCCAAGCTGAGGCAATTCCTAGTTGAGCTGgggaatgaaaataaaatacttGGAATCCAG GTATGTGCCTACAAAGATGGGGAAGTAATTATTGACACTGCTGCTGGAGTGCTTGGTAGATATGATCCTCGTCCAGTTCAACCCGACAGCCTTTTCCCAGTTTTTTCTGCTACAAAGGGTTTAACAGCTGGAATGTTACATTGGCTGGTTGACACTGG AAAATTGAGCCTTGAGGAAGATGTGGCAAATATATGGCCAGAATTTGGATCATTTAGAAAACATCAGATAAAG gtCCATCACGTCCTAAACCATACCTCTGGACTGCACAATGCTTTGGGAGAGCTTGGCACAGAGAACCCTTTGCTTATGGCCGACTGGGAGGAGTGTTTAAACCGTGTTGCCCTTTCAGAACCTGAGACTGAACCTGGCCAGGAGCAGCTGTATCACTATCTATCTTTTGGTTGGATATGCGGTGGGATTATCGAG CATGCATCGAAGAGGAAATTCAAGgaaattcttgaagaagcatTTGTTCACCCCCTCCAAATTGAAGGGGAGTTTTATATTGGAATACCTCCAG GTGTGGAATCTCGACTTGCAACCCTTACACCCAATACAGAAGACCTGAAGAAGCTTTCAGGGATTAGCGGTCGTACTGATCTGCCCTCCACTTTCCAGCCAGACAAAATTATGCAAGTTGCAACTGCATTGCCCGCTCTATTTAACATGCTAAATATTCGCCGTGCCATGATACCTGCAGCTAATGGACATTTCTCAGCACGTGCACTTGCACGTTACTATGCAACCTTAGTTGATGGTGGTGTTGTTCCGCCGCCTCATTCCTCTTCCTCAAAGCCAGCTCTTGGTAGCCACCCTCACATTCCCAAATTTGCTGATCAACCGTCACTGAAAAAACAGAAGGGTAACAGAAGCAAGAAGATAGCTGCTGCTTTTAGGAACAAGAGAACTAATAAGTATGAGAAGACCCCGCAAGATAGCAAGGACCAGGACATTGGTAGTCATAGAAGAAACACGAGCGGCGACAGTAACACTTGCAACGGAAGTGACACTGTGTTGGATGAGATCATTGTGAATCCTAATCCTCAAAAGGACGTCGTTAAGATATTTAACAACCCCAGAATTCATGATGCCTTCATGGGCATCGGCGAGTATTCAAACTTGGCTAAACCAGATGGGAGTTTCGGACTGGGATTTAAGAGGTATTATTCAAAGGACAGGTCCCTTATCGGCTTTGGCCACTCGGGCATGGGTGGCTCAACTGGTTTCTGTGACATAAAGAATCGGTTCTCCATTGCTGTAACATTGAATAAAATGTCGATTGGTTTAGAGACCGCAAAGATAATCCAGTTAGTTTGTTCGGAGTTAAATATCCCGGTGCCAGAGGATTATCTGAGATACGCCGAAACAGGACCTAGTGATGGAAAACCTCTTATCAATTGA
- the LOC103453648 gene encoding calmodulin-like protein 3, producing MGITGVCSRLLGDLVQAIGGVPSSSASKGAHIDQCDQYSNCKPQSIATKVDESMARALITVFGMETNGRIKKEKVRRVVENLGLIRNEEDQTGFDLPGDDHEVPVEEVLGGLEDNESERSELLREAFKIFDEDGNGFIEAVELKRVLECLGLGSGWEMDQVEKMVKVVDLNLDGKVDFGEFELMMG from the coding sequence ATGGGAATTACAGGAGTTTGCTCTAGGTTACTTGGTGACCTGGTTCAAGCCATTGGAGGAGTCCCATCCAGTTCAGCAAGCAAAGGAGCTCACATTGATCAGTGTGATCAGTACTCCAATTGCAAACCACAAAGCATTGCAACCAAAGTTGATGAGTCCATGGCAAGGGCACTGATCACCGTGTTTGGGATGGAAACAAATGGAAGAATCAAGAAGGAAAAAGTGCGGCGCGTCGTTGAAAATCTTGGACTAATACGTAATGAGGAAGACCAGACGGGCTTCGATTTGCCTGGGGATGATCATGAAGTGCCAGTGGAGGAAGTCCTTGGTGGATTGGAGGATAACGAGTCCGAGCGCAGCGAGCTCCTGCGTGAAGCATTCAAGATTTTCGACGAGGATGGCAACGGGTTCATAGAGGCTGTGGAGTTGAAAAGGGTTTTAGAGTGCTTGGGGTTGGGTAGTGGGTGGGAGATGGATCAGGTTGAGAAGATGGTCAAGGTTGTGGATTTGAATTTGGATGGTAAGGTTGATTTTGGAGAGTTTGAGTTAATGATGGGGTAA
- the LOC103424166 gene encoding basic leucine zipper 9-like, whose product MEQNPACDVSVHSQTASSPFELKREFSLGEALEYLMDKSMIGQEGADTQGHQNEKMDEYWAKYRNFASADVFPGDVCAGDLSFAFKNEDIMDGFSSFGELTETLLCTQNLTPKNSCISATMDSQSSICVGCPTSAAKPIGRDNQARGAYSGSSGEQSDEDDFEMEFGPCGDSTDPLDIKRIRRMVSNRESARRSRRRKQAHLAELELQAEQLRRENSTLCTQLTDASQQFRDADTNNRVLKSDVEALKAKVKLAEDLVARVSITSSLNQILQGHLGTPQPLNPHNVRGVAAHVSPTITVHGQDAPYAGIAVSGQNAGLGLGNAGMANSNLSNLRMSDTVSCVSDMW is encoded by the exons CGTCTCCCTTCGAATTGAAGCGGGAGTTTTCTCTTGGCGAGGCCTTGGAGTACTTAATGGACAAGTCCATGATCGGTCAGGAGGGCGCTGATACTCAAGGGCACCAGAATGAAAAAATGGACGAATATTGGGCGAAGTACCGGAATTTCGCCAGTGCAGATGTATTTCCCGGCGATGTTTGCGCCGGCGACCTCAGCTTCGCTTTCAAAAATGAG GATATAATGGATgggttttcaagctttggtGAACTGACAGAGACCCTACTCTGCACTCAAAATCTCACTCCAAAAAACTCCTGCATCTCGGCAACCATGGATTCCCAGTCATCGATTTGTG TTGGCTGTCCAACATCGGCTGCTAAACCGATTGGCAGAGATAACCAAGCAAGAGGAGCCTACAGTGGCTCATCCGGAGAACAATCCGATGAGGATGATTTTGAGATGGAATTTGGTCCATGTGGAGACAGCACAGACCCCCTCGATATAAAACGCATTAGAAG GATGGTCTCAAACAGGGAGTCTGCTAGGCGatcaagaagaagaaagcaaGCACATCTGGCGGAGCTCGAGTTGCAG GCTGAACAACTGAGACGAGAAAATTCAACCCTATGTACGCAGCTTACGGATGCTTCTCAACAGTTCCGTGACGCTGATACAAATAATAGAGTATTGAAATCGGACGTGGAAGCCTTGAAAGccaag GTGAAGCTAGCTGAAGATCTGGTTGCTCGGGTCTCGATAACCTCTAGTTTGAATCAAATTCTTCAAGGTCATCTAGGCACGCCGCAACCACTCAACCCTCACAATGTGCGCGGGGTAGCAGCACACGTCTCACCAACCATTACGGTTCACGGACAGGATGCTCCGTATGCTGGAATTGCAGTCTCTGGACAGAACGCAGGCCTTGGACTCGGAAATGCTGGTATGGCTAATAGCAATCTGAGTAACCTGAGGATGAGCGATACTGTTAGCTGTGTCTCGGATATGTGGTGA